In Oxyura jamaicensis isolate SHBP4307 breed ruddy duck chromosome 30 unlocalized genomic scaffold, BPBGC_Ojam_1.0 oxy30_random_OJ61367, whole genome shotgun sequence, one genomic interval encodes:
- the LOC118158521 gene encoding voltage-dependent P/Q-type calcium channel subunit alpha-1A-like translates to MSIAMKEQQRNQKSSKSVWEQRTSELRKQNLLASREALYSELDPEERWKVPYARHLRPDMKTHLDRPLVVDPQENRNNNTNKTRPGEPPPEPRFAAPRADEPRRQPRYPDPGGPRAA, encoded by the exons AT gaaggagcagcagaggaaccAGAAGTCCTCCAAGTCGGTGTGGGAGCAGCGCACGAGCGAGCTGCGGAAGCAGAACCTGCTGGCCAGCCGCGAGGCGCTCTACAGCGAGCTGGACCCCGAGGAGCGCTGGAAGGTCCCCTACGCCCGCCACCTGCGCCCCGACATGAAGACCCACCTGGACCGCCCGCTGGTGGTGGACCCCCAGGAGAACCGcaacaacaacaccaacaaGACGCGGCCCGGCGAGCCGCCGCCGGAGCCCCGCTTCGCAGCCCCCCGCGCCGACGAGCCGCGCCGGCAGCCGCGCTACCCCGACCCCGGCGGCCCCCGCGCCGCCGA